Proteins encoded in a region of the Gallalistipes aquisgranensis genome:
- a CDS encoding HEAT repeat domain-containing protein: MKNILRIALAAALPLAVYAQEVKIEKPASRQATSFAIVIDDKTYEKCAEEVNLYRRALEKDGLSTWVLSARWENPGQLRGELEKLYGKQPNLEGIVLIGDIPVVLVRNAQHMTTAFKMDEERFPKEDASVTSDRFYDDLHLKFDYLEQDTVNPRHFYYKLADDSPQRLNPTYYSGRIMYPPKKGGDPYAAIGKFLRKAVAEKERTKQIDHIVTFAGDAYNSDCLNVWLDEKLAVNENFPLTGRDHLSAMHLNFRMDEFMKFRLFDQLQRDELDVMLFNEHGSIHLQHINGNTPGNSTENRMKLIKSEVDYYVGREADKEEGDPEGAKQHFMKELGLLPSFFEEPKKEDAGKAAEAPVETVPGLSANHRDNITITLDDLEKVKTMPRFVMFNACYNGSFQRPGCIAAYYIFNDGRTVATQGNTVNVLQDRWTYEMVGLLSHGVRVGQYNRLIATLEGHIVGDPTFRFKPVEPNTLSSDMTALRGKTKVWERYLGSDYADIRSVALRTMADGKKPMPSARLLEIMKECPFATTRMECLKLLSRYDNADFIEAIRLGLRDPYELIRRNAANYAWMTGDPSLIPDIVDVYLNDPESQRVAYTLEKAMALLPSDQVTEAMNRAVDRSLWPDKEAKRKEMADMIASSAGVKEKCVARIMDRKAKEEARKMAIRTVRNYTYHEYADDFLKFVADRENSTRLRVIMAEALGWFTHSRKAPDIVEGCRRILAEEKDMAPELRGELTQTIIRLQ; this comes from the coding sequence ATGAAAAACATACTGCGAATCGCGCTGGCCGCCGCACTCCCGCTGGCCGTATACGCGCAAGAGGTGAAGATCGAGAAACCGGCCTCCAGACAGGCCACCTCGTTCGCCATCGTGATCGACGACAAAACCTATGAAAAATGCGCCGAAGAGGTGAACCTCTACCGCCGGGCACTGGAAAAGGACGGGCTCTCGACCTGGGTGCTGAGCGCCCGGTGGGAAAATCCCGGACAACTGCGCGGAGAGCTGGAGAAACTGTACGGGAAGCAGCCGAACCTAGAGGGGATCGTGCTGATCGGCGACATTCCGGTGGTGCTCGTGCGTAATGCCCAGCACATGACCACCGCCTTCAAGATGGACGAAGAGCGGTTTCCGAAAGAGGACGCCTCGGTCACATCCGACCGTTTCTACGACGACCTGCACCTGAAATTCGACTATCTGGAGCAGGACACGGTGAATCCGCGCCACTTCTATTACAAGCTCGCGGACGACAGTCCCCAGCGGCTGAACCCGACCTACTATTCGGGCCGGATCATGTATCCGCCCAAGAAAGGAGGCGACCCCTACGCAGCGATCGGCAAGTTCCTGCGCAAGGCCGTGGCGGAAAAGGAGCGGACGAAACAGATCGACCACATCGTGACCTTCGCCGGAGACGCCTACAATTCGGACTGTCTGAACGTATGGCTCGACGAGAAGCTGGCGGTCAACGAGAATTTCCCGCTGACGGGCAGGGATCACCTGTCGGCCATGCACCTCAATTTCCGGATGGACGAATTCATGAAATTCCGCCTCTTCGACCAGTTGCAGCGGGACGAACTGGACGTGATGCTTTTCAACGAGCACGGGTCGATCCATCTGCAGCACATCAACGGGAACACTCCGGGCAACTCGACGGAGAACCGCATGAAACTGATCAAATCGGAAGTGGACTACTACGTGGGCCGGGAAGCCGATAAGGAGGAGGGCGATCCGGAAGGAGCTAAACAGCACTTCATGAAAGAGCTGGGACTGCTGCCCTCGTTCTTCGAAGAGCCGAAGAAGGAAGATGCGGGGAAAGCCGCCGAAGCACCGGTCGAAACGGTTCCCGGACTGAGCGCCAACCACCGGGACAACATCACCATCACGCTGGACGACCTGGAGAAGGTGAAGACGATGCCCCGTTTCGTCATGTTCAACGCCTGCTACAACGGATCGTTCCAACGGCCGGGCTGCATAGCGGCCTACTACATTTTCAACGACGGGCGCACGGTGGCCACACAGGGCAACACGGTAAACGTTCTGCAGGACCGCTGGACCTACGAAATGGTGGGGCTGCTCTCGCACGGAGTGCGTGTAGGACAGTACAACCGGCTGATCGCCACGTTGGAAGGGCACATCGTGGGAGACCCGACCTTCCGGTTCAAGCCCGTGGAACCGAACACGCTGAGTTCCGACATGACGGCTCTCCGCGGCAAAACGAAGGTATGGGAGCGTTACCTGGGTTCGGACTATGCCGACATCCGTTCGGTGGCGCTTCGCACGATGGCGGACGGCAAAAAACCGATGCCGTCGGCCCGCCTGCTGGAGATCATGAAAGAGTGTCCGTTTGCCACCACGCGCATGGAGTGTCTGAAACTGCTGAGCCGGTACGACAATGCCGACTTCATCGAAGCCATCCGGCTGGGACTGCGCGATCCTTACGAACTGATCCGGCGCAATGCGGCCAACTATGCCTGGATGACGGGCGATCCGTCGCTGATTCCAGATATCGTGGACGTGTACCTGAACGACCCCGAATCGCAGCGGGTGGCCTACACGCTCGAAAAAGCGATGGCCCTGCTGCCTTCGGACCAGGTGACGGAGGCCATGAACCGCGCGGTGGACCGCTCGCTGTGGCCCGACAAGGAGGCCAAACGCAAGGAGATGGCCGACATGATCGCCTCGTCGGCCGGCGTGAAGGAGAAATGCGTGGCCCGGATCATGGACCGCAAGGCAAAGGAGGAGGCCCGGAAAATGGCGATCCGCACGGTACGCAACTACACCTACCACGAATATGCGGACGACTTTCTGAAGTTCGTAGCCGACCGGGAGAACAGCACCCGGCTGCGGGTCATCATGGCCGAGGCTCTGGGCTGGTTCACCCATTCGAGGAAAGCACCCGACATCGTCGAGGGCTGCCGCAGAATACTCGCCGAGGAGAAGGACATGGCCCCCGAACTGCGGGGCGAACTGACGCAGACGATCATCCGCCTGCAATAA
- a CDS encoding HEAT repeat domain-containing protein, translating to MKRRNLLPALLLVPLLTRAEIREIAPTVKTPTSFAIVVDRTSYEKSREAVEAYRDAVERDRLATWILVTDGDAPEAIRERIIALAGGKMPLEGIVLVGDIPIPMLRDAQHLTSAFKMDQSRDWQESSVPSDRYYDDFDLKFDFIRRDSVKPLYYYYTMNPSSAQHIDSDIYSARIKAPEREGTDKYALLDRFLRKVVAEKGENNPVDSLFMFRGHGYNSDDPNAWADEQRALREQFPALFGYGGRARFTDYDVFFPMKERILEEIQRPGTDIVLGHHHGGEQTQYISGSEPALWIDDHVEQIRRGLRAIMKRSKDKAKTRAEWQEKWGFPDAWFATNDSLSRADSLRALTLNIETEDIYRCRPATRFIMHDACSNGSFHWDDYVAGAYLFTEGRTVAAQGCSVNSLQDKWPDEFLGLFAAGIRIGQWGRHVHYLETHLFGDPTYRFANTAAPSVDINEALTVRRGDNRLWRKLADHTSADVQAMALRRLSENGYTGVRELLKERLAASPYGVVRMEAFRLLQRRGGTDVRDAVEAGLNDNYELVRRFSMKEIGECGDDALIPLLVRAMQEEMLSPRTEFYSRDALTLFDPAKVKAEIERQFDGKERIWPATTARKQELLDWIDRTEEYVRENLTTLEDTTKSDKKRSWSVFMLRNNHYHRYVPRYVAFALDGTQPETLRRDMVEALGWFTDSYRKGMIVEMCDRLIAAGQPSSVADEARKTKARLTGK from the coding sequence ATGAAGAGAAGAAATCTGTTGCCCGCCCTGCTGCTCGTCCCGCTGCTGACGAGAGCCGAAATCCGGGAAATCGCCCCCACGGTGAAGACGCCCACCTCGTTCGCCATCGTGGTGGACCGCACCAGCTACGAAAAGAGCCGGGAGGCGGTGGAAGCCTACCGCGACGCGGTGGAACGCGACCGGCTGGCCACCTGGATACTCGTCACGGACGGCGATGCCCCGGAAGCCATACGGGAGAGGATCATCGCACTCGCCGGGGGAAAAATGCCGCTGGAAGGCATCGTTCTGGTGGGCGACATTCCGATCCCCATGCTGAGGGACGCCCAGCATCTCACCTCGGCTTTCAAAATGGACCAGAGCCGGGACTGGCAGGAGTCGTCCGTCCCTTCGGACCGTTATTACGACGACTTCGACCTGAAATTCGACTTCATCAGACGGGATTCGGTAAAGCCCCTCTACTACTATTACACCATGAACCCCTCCTCGGCCCAGCATATCGACTCGGACATCTACTCGGCCCGTATCAAGGCGCCCGAACGGGAAGGAACGGACAAGTACGCGCTGCTGGACCGTTTCCTGCGCAAGGTGGTGGCCGAGAAGGGCGAAAACAATCCGGTGGACAGCCTCTTCATGTTCCGGGGCCACGGCTACAATTCGGACGATCCCAATGCGTGGGCCGACGAACAGCGGGCGCTGCGGGAACAGTTTCCGGCCCTGTTCGGTTACGGGGGCCGGGCACGGTTCACCGACTACGACGTCTTCTTTCCGATGAAAGAGCGCATCCTGGAGGAGATCCAGCGGCCGGGCACGGACATCGTGCTGGGGCATCACCACGGCGGAGAGCAGACGCAGTACATCAGCGGCAGCGAACCCGCCTTATGGATCGACGACCACGTGGAACAGATACGGAGAGGCCTGCGGGCCATCATGAAACGCTCGAAGGACAAAGCGAAGACCCGGGCCGAATGGCAGGAGAAATGGGGTTTTCCCGATGCGTGGTTCGCCACGAACGACTCTCTGAGCCGGGCCGATTCGCTCCGGGCCCTCACGCTCAATATCGAGACGGAAGACATCTACCGCTGCCGTCCGGCCACACGGTTCATCATGCACGATGCGTGCAGCAACGGTTCGTTCCACTGGGACGACTACGTGGCCGGAGCCTATCTCTTCACGGAAGGGAGGACGGTGGCCGCCCAGGGATGCTCGGTCAACTCCCTCCAGGACAAATGGCCGGATGAATTTCTCGGGCTCTTCGCGGCCGGTATCCGGATCGGACAATGGGGCCGCCATGTCCACTATCTGGAGACCCATCTGTTCGGCGACCCGACCTACCGTTTCGCCAATACGGCGGCTCCTTCGGTAGACATCAACGAAGCCCTCACGGTCAGGCGGGGCGACAACCGCCTATGGCGGAAACTGGCCGACCACACCTCGGCCGACGTGCAGGCCATGGCGCTCCGCCGCCTCAGCGAGAACGGATACACGGGCGTGAGGGAGCTGCTGAAGGAACGGCTCGCCGCCTCGCCCTACGGCGTGGTGCGCATGGAAGCCTTCCGGCTGTTGCAGCGGCGGGGCGGAACGGATGTACGGGATGCCGTGGAAGCGGGACTGAACGACAACTACGAACTGGTACGCCGTTTCAGCATGAAGGAAATCGGCGAATGCGGCGACGACGCACTGATTCCGCTGCTGGTGCGTGCCATGCAGGAGGAGATGCTCTCTCCCCGCACGGAGTTTTACAGCCGGGACGCGCTCACCCTGTTCGACCCGGCAAAGGTGAAGGCCGAAATCGAACGGCAGTTCGACGGCAAGGAGCGGATATGGCCTGCGACGACGGCCAGGAAGCAGGAACTGCTGGATTGGATCGACCGGACGGAAGAGTACGTCAGAGAGAACCTCACGACGCTCGAAGACACCACGAAATCCGACAAGAAACGGTCCTGGAGCGTCTTCATGCTGCGGAACAACCACTACCACCGCTACGTTCCCCGCTACGTGGCCTTCGCGCTGGACGGCACCCAGCCGGAAACGCTGCGCAGGGACATGGTCGAAGCGCTCGGCTGGTTCACCGATTCGTACCGCAAGGGGATGATCGTGGAGATGTGCGACAGGCTGATCGCCGCAGGACAGCCGTCGTCCGTCGCGGACGAAGCCCGCAAGACGAAAGCGCGGCTGACAGGCAAGTAG
- a CDS encoding Dps family protein produces the protein MKTLDFIGLNEPKTRSVVSSLKRLLADYQIFYGNLRGFHWNIQGPDFFVLHAKFEELYNDAAEKVDEIAERILTLGGVPENRYSKYLGEAGLKEVAGVNCGPEALKNVLETYAYLIAEERKLLALASEAEDEGTVAQMSDYLREQEKLVWMLTAYASKPAE, from the coding sequence ATGAAAACACTGGATTTTATCGGACTGAACGAACCGAAAACAAGAAGCGTGGTATCTTCCCTCAAGAGGCTGTTGGCCGACTATCAGATTTTTTACGGCAACCTGCGCGGTTTCCACTGGAACATACAGGGCCCCGATTTCTTCGTCCTGCACGCCAAATTCGAAGAGCTCTATAACGATGCCGCCGAAAAGGTGGACGAGATCGCCGAGCGGATTCTCACTCTGGGCGGCGTGCCCGAAAACCGGTACAGCAAATACCTCGGCGAAGCCGGACTGAAGGAGGTGGCCGGTGTGAACTGCGGTCCGGAGGCGCTGAAAAACGTGCTCGAGACCTACGCTTATCTGATTGCCGAGGAACGCAAGCTGCTGGCGCTGGCTTCCGAGGCCGAAGACGAAGGTACGGTGGCACAGATGAGCGACTACCTCCGCGAACAGGAGAAACTGGTGTGGATGCTCACCGCCTATGCCTCCAAACCGGCCGAGTAA
- a CDS encoding TolC family protein, with the protein MKTNLLISLFLCGTVLSAGAQTLTLEECREAALEHNRTLRNSRLDLEAAVRTRRGAFTRYFPQVSASGGVFQAQRGLVQADFSVTLPQMGTIPMPLSLVKRGILGSVTAVQPLFAGLKIVNGHKLARLGEEVGRLQVQRTEAEVREQTEAYFWQIVSLRENLTTIAAVERQLDEIHRQVELSVRAGLVTVNDLLRVELRRQEVASNRLKVENGLKVSKMLLAQYIGADWHTLDLSASGFDRPEEPSVHYVSLEEALDRRAEYRLAEKGVEAQRYRTRMERGKLLPTVGIGAGYLYYNVMNKGVDDGMVFASVSVPISDWWGGSHALKKARIEERQAENDREEAREMLAVEIEQTWSGVQEAYAQILLMRRSVASATENLRQNRRFYEAGTVSLTDLLDAETLYTQSRDNLTSACAAYRMSLARYMRVTGR; encoded by the coding sequence ATGAAAACGAACCTTCTTATCTCCCTTTTCCTGTGCGGGACCGTCCTTTCGGCCGGAGCCCAGACGCTTACCCTCGAGGAGTGCCGCGAAGCCGCGCTGGAACACAACCGCACGCTCCGCAACAGCCGTCTCGATCTCGAGGCCGCGGTCCGGACGCGGCGCGGGGCCTTCACCCGCTATTTCCCGCAGGTTTCCGCTTCGGGAGGCGTGTTCCAGGCCCAGCGGGGACTCGTGCAGGCCGATTTCAGCGTGACCCTTCCGCAAATGGGTACGATTCCCATGCCGCTGTCGCTGGTGAAACGCGGCATATTGGGTTCGGTGACCGCCGTACAGCCCCTTTTCGCTGGGCTGAAGATCGTGAACGGACATAAACTCGCCCGCCTGGGCGAGGAGGTCGGCCGTCTGCAGGTGCAGCGTACCGAAGCGGAGGTGCGCGAGCAGACCGAAGCCTATTTCTGGCAGATCGTTTCGCTCCGTGAGAACCTTACCACCATCGCGGCCGTGGAACGCCAGCTGGACGAGATACACCGTCAGGTGGAACTGTCGGTCCGGGCGGGTCTCGTGACGGTCAACGACCTGCTGCGTGTCGAACTCCGCCGTCAGGAGGTGGCTTCCAACCGGCTGAAGGTCGAGAACGGGCTGAAGGTGTCGAAGATGCTGCTGGCCCAGTATATCGGTGCGGACTGGCATACGCTCGATCTCTCCGCTTCGGGGTTCGACCGTCCCGAGGAGCCCTCGGTCCATTATGTCTCCCTCGAAGAGGCCCTCGACCGCCGGGCCGAGTACCGGTTGGCGGAGAAGGGGGTCGAAGCGCAGAGATACCGTACGCGGATGGAGCGCGGCAAGTTGCTGCCTACGGTCGGGATCGGGGCCGGGTACCTCTATTACAACGTGATGAACAAGGGGGTCGACGACGGGATGGTGTTCGCTTCGGTATCGGTTCCCATTTCCGACTGGTGGGGCGGTTCCCATGCCCTGAAAAAGGCCCGGATCGAGGAACGGCAGGCCGAAAACGATCGGGAGGAGGCCCGCGAAATGCTTGCGGTCGAGATCGAACAGACCTGGAGCGGCGTGCAGGAAGCCTATGCCCAAATTCTGCTCATGCGGCGTTCGGTCGCTTCGGCCACCGAAAACCTGCGGCAGAACCGGCGTTTTTACGAAGCCGGTACGGTTTCGCTCACCGACCTGCTCGATGCCGAGACGCTCTATACCCAAAGCCGTGACAACCTCACGTCGGCCTGTGCCGCCTACCGCATGTCTCTGGCCCGATATATGCGTGTGACGGGACGGTAG
- a CDS encoding efflux RND transporter permease subunit — translation MKGSDNNVISWSMRNFRITFLLVGCLFVFGIYALVHIPKQEFPEYTIRQGVVVGVYPGATAEEVEQQLAKPLEQFLMTYKEVKRSKTTSTSQNGLCYVMVELNDDVNDKDEVWSKIKHGLAAFKAQLPSGVAAVVTNDDFGDTSALLITIESDTRSYRELKGYLDDLSDRLRRIESVSNLRPYGVQQEQISVYIDRERLAAYGIGEQVLSAALASQGLTPMGGSVGNRETETPIHIAPSLAGEREVADQIIWSDPEGHVLRVKDVARVVREYDDPDSYIRNNGHRCVMLSMEMRAGFNIVEYGREVDEVLHAFIREELPSDVQVQRIADQAKVVGDSVSSFLRDLFVAMAIIILVMMVLFPLRSAIVAAITIPLSTFISVGIMYMCGIPLNTVTLAALVVVLGMIVDNSIVVIDGYLDYLGRGYSRWFAAVESARAFFPSLLLATVCICMIFYPLLFTMTGMMGDFLTYFPWTISINLLVSLLLAVLVIPFLEILIIPVVNPRRSDRKSLTDRVHEKYERVLAWTFRHGWLTIGLGVVSVAVSFLIATQLKFRMVPFADRDQFAVEIYLQPDAPLERTAAVADSVYGVLRADPRVLSVTSFVGCSSPRFQMSYAPQMAGKNYAQFIVNTTSVDDTEAILDEYADAWADRFPEAYVKFKQLDYQNVPSLEFRFYGSDLDSLRTAADRLMERMRRMPGLLWVHSDYEDPRSVIDVRLDPVTAPQLGITRTLAAANLALAAGDVAVGSVWEGDYRLPVVLKNDERRGERSLSDVGNTYVSSAVPSLSVPLRQVAEVEPAWSQSKIVHRNGMRCITVSADLKRGVNAMRMTSRIDKMLKNEIVLPAGITTELGGAHEFDAETIPPIAAGLGISLIIIFFFILINFRKFGITLVVMASMSLCLFGAMIGLWIAGFTIGLTSVLGFITLLGMIVRNVILMYQHAEDKRIGGHMSAAEAAYDAGRRRMVPIFLTTATTAVGVVPMMLGGSTFWAPVGVTIFAGGIGSLILVVTILPVLYSKIYK, via the coding sequence ATGAAAGGGTCCGATAACAATGTCATATCCTGGTCGATGCGCAATTTCCGCATCACCTTCCTGCTGGTCGGCTGCCTCTTCGTGTTCGGTATTTACGCCCTGGTGCATATTCCGAAGCAGGAGTTTCCCGAGTACACGATCCGTCAGGGCGTCGTGGTCGGCGTCTATCCCGGTGCTACGGCCGAGGAGGTGGAGCAGCAGCTGGCCAAACCCCTCGAACAGTTCCTGATGACCTATAAGGAGGTGAAGCGTTCGAAGACCACTTCCACTTCCCAGAACGGATTGTGTTACGTGATGGTCGAGCTGAACGACGACGTGAACGACAAGGACGAGGTGTGGTCGAAGATCAAGCACGGCCTGGCTGCCTTCAAGGCCCAACTGCCTTCCGGGGTGGCCGCCGTGGTTACCAACGACGATTTCGGTGACACTTCGGCCCTGCTGATCACCATCGAGTCGGATACCCGTTCCTACCGGGAGCTGAAAGGATACCTGGACGACCTGAGCGACCGTCTGCGCCGGATCGAGTCGGTGTCGAACCTGCGCCCTTACGGCGTACAGCAGGAGCAGATTTCGGTCTACATCGACCGGGAGCGTCTGGCGGCCTACGGTATCGGTGAACAGGTGCTTTCGGCCGCGCTTGCCTCGCAGGGTCTGACCCCGATGGGCGGTTCGGTCGGTAACCGGGAGACCGAAACGCCCATCCACATCGCTCCGTCGCTGGCCGGCGAACGGGAGGTGGCCGACCAGATCATCTGGAGCGATCCCGAAGGGCATGTGCTCCGGGTGAAGGACGTCGCCCGTGTGGTACGCGAGTACGACGATCCGGACAGCTATATCCGTAACAACGGGCACCGCTGTGTGATGCTGTCGATGGAGATGCGTGCCGGATTCAATATCGTGGAGTACGGCCGCGAGGTGGACGAGGTGCTGCACGCCTTCATCCGGGAGGAGCTTCCCTCCGACGTGCAGGTGCAGCGCATCGCCGACCAGGCCAAGGTCGTGGGAGATTCCGTCTCCTCGTTCCTGCGCGACCTGTTCGTGGCCATGGCCATCATCATCCTGGTGATGATGGTGCTTTTCCCCCTGCGTTCGGCCATCGTGGCGGCCATCACCATCCCCCTCTCGACTTTCATATCGGTGGGTATCATGTACATGTGCGGTATCCCGCTCAATACGGTCACGCTGGCTGCGCTGGTGGTCGTACTGGGGATGATCGTCGACAATTCGATCGTCGTGATCGACGGTTACCTCGATTACCTGGGCCGGGGCTATTCGCGCTGGTTCGCGGCCGTCGAGAGCGCCCGGGCCTTCTTCCCCTCGCTGCTGCTGGCCACCGTCTGCATCTGCATGATATTCTATCCGCTGCTGTTCACCATGACAGGCATGATGGGCGATTTCCTGACCTACTTCCCGTGGACCATCTCGATCAACCTGCTGGTCTCCCTGCTGTTGGCCGTGCTGGTGATCCCGTTCCTCGAAATCCTGATCATTCCCGTGGTGAACCCGCGCCGCAGCGACCGCAAATCCCTGACCGATCGCGTGCACGAAAAATACGAACGTGTGCTCGCATGGACATTCCGTCACGGCTGGCTCACCATCGGGCTGGGCGTCGTCTCGGTGGCCGTCTCGTTCCTGATCGCCACCCAGCTGAAGTTCCGGATGGTGCCTTTCGCCGACCGGGACCAGTTCGCCGTGGAGATCTACCTGCAGCCCGACGCCCCTCTGGAGCGGACGGCCGCGGTGGCGGATTCGGTCTACGGGGTGCTCCGGGCCGATCCGAGGGTCCTTTCCGTCACCTCTTTTGTGGGGTGTTCCTCGCCCCGGTTCCAGATGAGCTATGCGCCCCAGATGGCGGGTAAAAACTATGCCCAGTTCATCGTCAACACCACTTCGGTCGACGATACGGAAGCGATTCTCGACGAGTATGCCGATGCATGGGCCGACCGTTTTCCCGAAGCCTACGTCAAGTTCAAGCAACTCGATTACCAGAACGTCCCTTCGCTGGAGTTCCGCTTCTACGGCAGCGACCTCGATTCGCTGCGCACGGCGGCCGACCGGCTGATGGAGCGGATGCGCCGCATGCCCGGACTGCTCTGGGTGCACTCCGACTATGAAGATCCCCGTTCGGTAATCGACGTGCGCCTCGATCCCGTGACGGCGCCCCAGCTGGGGATCACGCGCACGCTGGCTGCGGCCAACCTGGCCCTTGCCGCGGGCGACGTGGCGGTGGGTTCCGTCTGGGAGGGCGACTACCGGCTTCCCGTCGTGCTGAAAAACGATGAACGGAGAGGTGAGCGCTCGCTTTCCGATGTCGGAAATACCTATGTCTCCTCGGCGGTTCCTTCGCTCAGCGTTCCGCTGAGGCAGGTGGCCGAAGTGGAACCTGCCTGGAGCCAGAGCAAAATCGTACACCGCAACGGCATGCGCTGCATCACGGTTTCGGCCGATCTGAAACGGGGCGTCAACGCCATGCGGATGACTTCCCGCATCGACAAAATGTTGAAGAACGAAATCGTCCTGCCCGCCGGCATCACCACCGAACTGGGCGGAGCCCACGAGTTCGATGCGGAGACGATTCCCCCCATCGCCGCCGGGTTGGGCATCTCGCTGATCATCATCTTCTTTTTCATTCTGATCAATTTCCGCAAATTCGGTATCACGCTGGTGGTCATGGCTTCGATGTCGCTCTGTCTCTTCGGTGCCATGATCGGGCTGTGGATAGCCGGTTTCACCATCGGCCTGACCTCCGTGCTGGGCTTCATCACCCTGCTGGGAATGATCGTGCGCAACGTGATCCTGATGTACCAGCACGCCGAGGACAAACGGATCGGCGGGCACATGTCCGCGGCCGAAGCGGCCTATGACGCCGGGCGTCGCCGGATGGTGCCCATCTTCCTCACCACGGCTACCACGGCCGTGGGTGTGGTCCCGATGATGTTGGGAGGCAGCACCTTCTGGGCTCCCGTCGGGGTGACGATCTTCGCCGGCGGCATCGGTTCGCTGATCCTCGTGGTGACGATCCTGCCGGTGCTTTACTCCAAAATCTACAAGTGA
- a CDS encoding efflux RND transporter periplasmic adaptor subunit: protein MKRTILWAVLLTVAGCASREPLRMPDPVRVETVVVAPSADAGAAVYVGTVEGGTEAALSFPVAGTVARVTTDEGKHVRQGDLLAELDSSSARQAYDAARATLDQAKDACERLKQLYDARSLPEIKWVEARTRLSQAESACEIARKNLDDCRLLAPFSGVIGRRTVSVGETALPGAPVMTLLGVGTVKVRFSVPEQEIARIGADSRVRVGVAALGDRVFTAGGIEKGAVANPAAHTYDVTASVANAGGELLPGMVCRVTVSPAEAAEEIVLPVRAVRQAGDGSRFVWAVRGDSAVRMPVVTGSLSGNGIVIAGGLEAGDRIVTDGMQKIGEGSKVVWR, encoded by the coding sequence ATGAAACGAACGATTCTTTGGGCCGTGCTGTTGACCGTGGCAGGCTGTGCATCCCGCGAACCGCTCCGGATGCCCGATCCGGTGCGGGTGGAAACCGTAGTCGTCGCTCCCTCTGCCGATGCCGGAGCGGCGGTCTATGTGGGAACGGTCGAGGGCGGGACGGAGGCGGCGCTGAGTTTCCCCGTAGCGGGGACCGTGGCCCGCGTGACGACCGACGAAGGAAAACATGTGCGGCAGGGCGATCTGCTGGCCGAGCTCGATTCCTCATCGGCCCGTCAGGCATACGATGCCGCCCGGGCGACGCTCGACCAGGCGAAGGACGCCTGTGAGCGGCTGAAACAACTGTACGATGCCCGGAGCCTTCCCGAAATCAAGTGGGTCGAAGCCCGTACCCGGCTCAGCCAGGCCGAATCGGCCTGTGAAATCGCCCGGAAAAATCTGGACGACTGCCGGCTTCTCGCCCCGTTTTCCGGTGTGATCGGCAGGCGGACGGTCTCGGTGGGAGAGACCGCGCTGCCCGGTGCTCCCGTGATGACGCTGCTCGGGGTCGGCACCGTCAAGGTCCGCTTCTCGGTGCCGGAGCAGGAGATTGCCCGGATCGGTGCCGACAGCCGGGTGCGGGTCGGCGTCGCGGCGCTCGGCGACCGTGTCTTTACGGCCGGCGGGATCGAAAAGGGGGCCGTGGCGAATCCCGCCGCACATACCTACGATGTGACGGCCTCCGTAGCCAATGCCGGCGGGGAGTTGTTGCCTGGCATGGTCTGCCGGGTGACGGTGTCGCCTGCCGAGGCAGCGGAGGAGATCGTCCTGCCGGTGCGTGCCGTGCGGCAGGCGGGCGACGGCAGCCGCTTCGTGTGGGCGGTGAGGGGTGATTCGGCCGTTCGCATGCCGGTGGTGACGGGGTCCCTGTCGGGGAACGGCATCGTAATCGCCGGGGGCCTGGAGGCCGGCGACCGCATCGTGACCGACGGCATGCAGAAGATCGGGGAAGGGAGTAAAGTCGTGTGGCGATGA